From the Actinomycetota bacterium genome, the window TGGATAAAGCGGCTCTTCGGAAGTTCACGGGGTTGCAGGGGTGATGGTGGCCAGCTTGGTCCAGTCAGGACGACCGGCGTAGAGCAGCACGCGTACGCGCCAGTGCACGAAGTTGGTCATCCCGAAGGCGACGCGCTTGATCCGTTTCGCGAGGTTGTTGGCGGCTTCCGTGGGTCCGTTGGTGGCCCGTGAGCGGTGCCAGGCGGCGATCTGCGCTGCCCACCGGCGCAGGGTGCGTCCCAGCTGTTGGACCTCGGGCCCGTAGGCGGGGTCGGTGAGCGTGTCGGCCAGCTCGTTGGTCCACTCGAGGGCCACGTCGGGATCGTCGAGCTGATAGATCCCGCGCACGGCTTCCTTCGCGGTCCAGGCGTCGGCGACCTCCCCGCGAGGGTCACCGGCCCGCAGCAGTCCTTGCCGCCGTTGGCGGCCGTCGTCATCGAGCCGTTCGTCGGCGAGCACCAGCAGCTTGCGGGCCCGGTACAGGGGGTCCCGCTTGCGACCGCGATGTCCCAGTGTCTCGTTCTGCACCCTCCGGCGGGTGTCGTCGAGCCGTTCGTTGGCGATGCGGACCACGTGGAAGGGGTCGGCGACCTGGACCGCGTTCGCCAGCATCGTGTCGGCCACCAGCCGGTAGGCGCCCGACAGGTCCAACGTCACGTACCCGATCGCGTCGACCCACCCGGTGGGACGCTGCGCCAGCCACCGGCACGCCCCCAGGGCGTCGCGGCCCTCCACCACATCCAGCAGGCGCCCGTCCCCCACGATGACGGTCGACCAGATGCGCTGCCGCCACGGCCCGCGGCGGACGAACGAGGTCTCGTCCAACCCCAGCACCGTGACCGCCCCCACCCGCTCGGGGTCGTCCACCAGCGCCAGCCCGTAGGCGATCACCGCCCGGTTGACGGTGTGCCAGTCACAGCCCAGATCACCCGCCACCTCCGCGACGGTGCGGCCGTGCCGGCCGACCTGCTCGCACGCCCACCGGGCGGCACGGTCGGTGATCCCCCGGTTGCCCACCACGATGCGGTCATCGACCTGCATCCACGACCCGACCGGGCACGACCGGTGGGGGCAGCGCCAACGGACCTGCCGCCACACCAGCACCGTCGGCGTGCCGAAGCACGGCAGGTCCACCAGCCGTCCGCGGCGCGTCTCCTTGACCGTCGCCGTGGTGCCGCACGACGGGCACGCTGGCCGCGGTCCCGTCGACCGCACGTGCACCTGCATCGGTGCCGGCCAGCGCACCACACCCACGACCTCAACGTCGGACAGTCCCACCAGCAGCAGGCACATGCGCGTAGCATCGATCTCCACAGGGGCTCCCGTCGGTGGTGGCGTCGAACACCTCCACTCTCGCGGAGCCCCTGTGCTCTACCCCGCAACCTCCACCGCGCTCACCGACCTACTCAGCCCCGCCAACTTCCGAAGCGCCCCTTTGACGTGGCCACCCATACCCCACATCTTGCCGTATAGGAGGAGGGAGGGGACCGCCTACCCCCTTCAGCTTATTCTTACGACGACCCCGCGATGCGTGCCTTGGCGCGGTTAAACTTGGCGAGGACATCCGGGTCCAACTCGAATCCGGGTACGAAGATTTTCTTCGCCGCTTCGCCCTGCTTCCCCAGCTCGGGCAGATGCCGGGCGGTCGCGTAGGCGATGATGTTCGCGATCAGGAACTCGGCGTCGCTCTCCCAGTCGCCGTCCAGTAGTTCTAAACTCGACGGGACCGGCTCGAACTTCGTCACAGTATCTTCTTTTCCCATAGTAATGATCAGCCCGACAATGGCGAGGATCTCTCCGGCGGTTTCGAACCACTCTTTGAGGATGTCCATCGTCGATTTGATATTAATTTCCAGGTCCTCGACCTCGCCGTCCTTCGTGACTCTACATGTGTAAAAGCACTGGTCGTCAGGGCGGAAGCGTTTGCGGTGCGACAGGTGACGACCGTCACCACCGTCTATCTTCAAACCGTCGGATGTCTTCGACACGCTGATTTTCTTCACGTTGAAGTCATGCCCGAACTTCGTCCACTCGACATCCTTCAGCTCCGGTCCGTCGAGCGCCGCCTTCATGGCTTTTTGGAAGCCCTCGCGATTGATCATGGCACCCCCCTTTGTAGGTGCTGCCTTCCCGCTCCCGCACCCAGCTGGGTCCTAGCTGCTGTGTTCGCGGTAAGCGGACCGGCAGACAGTTCGCGAGGCAACACGGGCGGCGTAAGAAGAACGTAAGAAGGATGCGGAAGGGTGGTCGCGTGGCGGTCTCTCGTTGCTGAGGTCGGCGCCGTTGGCTCACGCGGTGTTGTCCTACCGGGGGAGGCCGTGGGAGACTGCTCTTCACGGAGGGGCAGATGGCGGCACGGATCTCGCTTGCGGGGCGCATTGCCGTGGCGGTCGACACCCACCAGGTCGACGAGCGGGCCTTGCCGGGTAGCCAGGCACGCGTGGTGCTGGCCCTGCTGGTCTGTGAGCGGCACCGGCCCGTGTCCCGCGATGAGCTTGCCGACAACCTGTGGCCAACCGAGCGTCCAAACACGTGGGAAACGGCGCTGCGTGGTGTGGTGCGGCGGGTGCGTGGCTTTTTGGTTTCGGCGGGGTTGGGAGACGCTGCAGATGGTGCGGGCTTCGGCCGGTGCCTACCGGGTTTACCTGGCTGAAGACCTGCAGGTGGATATCGAACAGGCAGCGGCGGGCACGGACAGGGCTGAATGCGCTCTCGTCGCGGGGGAGCCTGCAACGGCGGGGCAGCTGGCTGCTCAAGCCCGGGCGGTCCTGGGGCGTCCGCTGCTGCCGGGGGTGGAGGCCCCGTGGCTGGACGGTAAGCGACGGGAGCTGTCCCGTCTGCTGCTGCGGGCGCTGGAAATTCTGGCGGAGGCGCGGCTGGTCTCGGGCGAGTACGGGCATGCTGTGGCCGCCGCGGAGGAGGCCGTCACGCTCGACCCGTTCCGCGAATCGTCACATCGTTTGTTGATCCGAGCCCATCTCGAGGCAGGCAACGGAGCGGCGGGTCTGTGGGCCTACGAGCGCTGCCGCCAGTTGCTGGCCGAGGAGCTCGGGGTTGACCCCGCCCCGGAGACCCAGGCGCTTCATGCCGTGATGCTGCGGGCTGGCGCTGCGCTCGAACCGGTCGCGCCTGTGCCCCGGACGTCCTCTGTGACCGCACGCTCAGCGAAGGTGTGTCCCTATCGGGGGTTGCAGACCTTCGAGGAGGCAGACGCCGAACACTTTTTCGGTCGCGACGCGGACGTCTCCCGCCTGCTCGAGCGCCTCGAGGCCAGCAAATTCCTCGCCGTGCTCGGGCCCTCCGGCAGCGGCAAGTCCTCGCTGGTGCGGGCGGGGCTGATCCCCGCTCTGCGCCAGGGGGCCCTGCCGGCGTCCGACACCTGCGCGGTACGGGTCCTGCGCCCAGGCTCTGAGCCGATCAAGACGCTCGCCCGCGAGCTCACCAGACTCGACCCCAGCCTCGATGAGCCGGCGACGGCGAGGCGGCTGTTCGAGGACGACCGAGCGCTCCACCGGACGGTCGAGGCCGCCGCGGACGCGGGGTCTCCGCGGGTCGTGTTCGTCGTCGATCAGCTGGAGGAGGTCTTCACCCTGTGCGTCGACGAGGAGCAGCGGCGGGCCTTCCTCGATGCGTTGGCCACCGCTGGAACGGCGCCACTCGGGCGGGTCATGGTGATCGCCACCTTGCGGGCAGACTTCTATCCGCGGCTGGCCGACCATCCTCGATTAGCCGATCTGGCCTCGTCACACCAGTTTCTGGTCACGCCCATGGACGAGGTGGGGCTGGCCGAGGCAATCGTGGGACCGGCTCGGAAGGTGGGGCTGAGGCTGGAGGAGGGCCTGCCCGAGACCATCTTGCGCGACGTGGCCCGACAGCCGGGATCGCTGCCGCTGCTGGGCCATTGTCTGCTGGAACTGTGGGAGCGCCGAGCCGACGGCACGCTCACCGTGGGGGCCTACCGAGACGCCGGAGGGGTGGAGGGCGCCCTCGCCGGTCGGGCCGAAGCGGTCTACCTGAGTCTTTCACCCGACGAGCAGCTGGTGACCCGACGGGTCCTGCTGCGGCTGACCCAGCCGGGTGAGGGATCGCACGACACCCGCCGCCGCGTGTCGTTCTCGGAGCTGCCAACTCAGCCCCAGGAGTGCGAGACGGTGGAGACGGTGGTCGACAGGCTCACCGAGGCACGGCTGGTTACAACGGGGGGGACCCTACCCGCGACCGCTGGGTGGAGGTGTCCCACGAGGCCCTGATCCGCGGCTGGCCACGGTTGCAACGGTGGGTCGAGGAGGACCGCGGGGGCCTGCGGGTCCACCGTCGGCTAACCGCAGCTGCCGCTGAGTGGGAGCGGTTGGGCCGCGACGAGGGCGTGCTTTACCGGGGAGCTCAGCTCGCGGAGGCAACGGCCTGGGAGCAACGTCATCCCGACGCTGCCAACCCGCTCGAACGCGCCTTCCTTGAGGCGGGCCTCACGGCTGAGGAGTCGCAGCGACGACGTCGGCTGCGCCGCCTGCACTTGGTAACCACTGCGCTTGCCGTGGGGATGATCATCGTCTCAGGACTGGCCGTGACTGCGTCACGGGAGCGGAACCGCGCCGAGGAGCAGCGGCGACTGGCACTGTCACGGCGGGTGGCCGCTGAGGCCGTCAACCAGTTGTCGATCGAGCCGGCTTTGGGTTTGGCCCTGGCTGTGGAGGCGGTCGAGGTGGCATCTACCCGAGAAGCCGTTGCCGCGCTACGGCAGGCTCTGGTGACCCCCCATCCACGACTTGAGCTGCCCGGCGGCCGGCAGGACTTCACGCTTGATCCGACGGGGAGTCAGGTCGTCGTGGGCGACGAGGACGGCATGGCCCGTGTGTGGGACCTACAGACCGGCGCCGTGCTGCAGGTGCTCGAGGGCCACGCCGGGAAGGTGATCGTGACGTCGTTCAGCCCCGACGGACGATGGCTTGTGACCACCGACGAGCAAGGGGCCCGCATATGGGACGCCGCGAGCGGGTCGCTGCTCCACGTCCTCGGTCACGGCAGGGGCGTCTACGGGGTGTCGTGGAGCCCCGACGGCCAGCAGATCGTCACGGCCAGCTTCGAGGATGTCATCCGCGTGTGGGATGTGGCCACCGGCCGCCAAAGCACGACGATCGGGGCGCCGACGGCCGTCTCGTTTGCGCACTGGACCCCGGATGGCGAGGCGGTGCTCGCCTGGAGCGCCATGGACCCGCAGCTTTACCTGTTCGACGTCTCAACCGGAAAACAGCTGGCCGTCTTACAAGGTCATGACGACGCCGCCGTCGATGCCCGGGTCAGCCCCGACGGCCAGTACGCGGTCAGCGTCGGGTTGGATTCCACGGCTCGGATTTGGGACCTTCGAGCGGGCAAGGAAGTCGCGGAGCTGGACGAATTCAGCACACAGGTGTGGACGGCGAGATTCAACACTGACGGGAGCCTCATCATCGTCGGTGACGCCGCCGGCACCGTCAGGGTCGCCGAGGTCCCAACCGGACGCACCAGGTTTGATCTCCGCGCCCACACCGACGCCGTCGTCGGTGCTGAGTTCAGTCCTAGCGGCGCCGTAGCCGCCACGGTAAGCGCCGATGGAACGGCGCTAGTGTGGGACGTCGATACTGGCCAAACCCGGGAGATCCTCAAACTCAACGGTGCTGCGCCGCTGGGCCTCGAGGCGCGAACCGTGATTTTTACCCCCGACGGGCAGCGCTTGCTTACCCGGGCTGCGACGGTTCAGGTCTGGGACGTGCCCGCCGGCCCTGACATGGTCCTACGGGGGCACGAGACGTATGTGGGCGCGCTCGCCTTGTCCCGCGACGGCAAGCTGCTGGCGACCGGCAGCCAAGATGGGACCCTGCGCGTCTGGGACATGTCCAACGGCGACGACCTGTGGACCCGCGAGCTCGCGGAGAGCCAAATATCGGCGGCCTCATTCAGCCCCAACGGCGGGCTGCTGGCAACGGCGAACCCGATCCCACCAGCGATTAACGAACGGACGGTGCCCCCGACCATGTGGGACGTGTCCACGGGAGGGCGCGTGCGTCACCTGCCGGTTCCGGCGCCGACCCATCCTCCCTGCCCGCTTGTCTGCCAGACTTCCTTTGTGGCGTACAGTCCCGACGGCACCACGCTGCTGACCGCTGGGCAGGAAGGGGTGGTCCGACTGTGGGATCCAGCCACAGGAGAGTTGCTCCGGGCCCTGCAACCAGCCAACCGGCAGCTGCGCGCGATCTCCTCCAGCCCCGATAGCCGGTGGATCGCCGGCGCCGGCTGGCGGACCGTGCCCGTCTGGGATGTGGCCACCGGCGAGCTAGCCCGCATCCTGCCTGCCCACGGCATAGGGGTAGCATTCAGCCCCGCCGGAGACCTACTTGCCGTAGCCGGCGACGACGGCGTCGCCAGCATCTGGGAGCCGGCAACCGGCCATGTGGTGGGCGAGCTCCGTCACCCCTCGGCGGTGGCAGGTGTGGCGTGGAGCCACGACGGCCGCTTCGTGCTCACCGCAGCCGGGGACGGAGCCCACCTGTGGGACGTGGCGTCACAACAGCAGATCCAGGAGTTCACCGGCCACGGAGGTGCAGGATCCGTGGCTTTCGCCCGCGACGGTTTGGTTGTCGTTGCTACCGCCGACGGCACCGTCCACTTCCATCGCTGCGCAGTGTGTGGCTCGGATGAAGACCTGCTCCAGATGGCGCGCGACCGGATCATCCGAGAACTCTCACCGGTCGAGCGGCAACGGTTTCTGCATGAGGTAGGAGACCGATAACCGGCCACTGGTTGTCTCGCTTTCGACCGTTGCTTTGGTCGCGGCGAAGCCTGTCGCCGACTCGCGCACCACGGCCTTCCGAAGAACCCCGAGTCACGCCACGTGAAATCGTCGTCGCTGACCGTAACCCCAGCTGTGGCGTGGACGCTAACGCCCTTGCCGGGCAAGTCGCTCGGGCACGAAAGATCGCACCAAGGAGGCATAGCGTCCGGGTGTCGGGCGACCGACCCCCAAGCGCGCGCCACCTGGGGAGGCAGTCGGGATGCGGTACACCGGTAACGACAACGACGAACTGTTGACCCCCGCAGAGGTCGCCAAGCGGTTCGGCGTCAACCCCAAGACCATCACCCGGTGGGCGGACGCCGGGAAGCTCACCGCCATCCGCACGCTCGGCGGCCATCGCCGCTACCGCGAGT encodes:
- a CDS encoding ISL3 family transposase, encoding MEIDATRMCLLLVGLSDVEVVGVVRWPAPMQVHVRSTGPRPACPSCGTTATVKETRRGRLVDLPCFGTPTVLVWRQVRWRCPHRSCPVGSWMQVDDRIVVGNRGITDRAARWACEQVGRHGRTVAEVAGDLGCDWHTVNRAVIAYGLALVDDPERVGAVTVLGLDETSFVRRGPWRQRIWSTVIVGDGRLLDVVEGRDALGACRWLAQRPTGWVDAIGYVTLDLSGAYRLVADTMLANAVQVADPFHVVRIANERLDDTRRRVQNETLGHRGRKRDPLYRARKLLVLADERLDDDGRQRRQGLLRAGDPRGEVADAWTAKEAVRGIYQLDDPDVALEWTNELADTLTDPAYGPEVQQLGRTLRRWAAQIAAWHRSRATNGPTEAANNLAKRIKRVAFGMTNFVHWRVRVLLYAGRPDWTKLATITPATP
- a CDS encoding WD40 repeat domain-containing protein, with product MEVSHEALIRGWPRLQRWVEEDRGGLRVHRRLTAAAAEWERLGRDEGVLYRGAQLAEATAWEQRHPDAANPLERAFLEAGLTAEESQRRRRLRRLHLVTTALAVGMIIVSGLAVTASRERNRAEEQRRLALSRRVAAEAVNQLSIEPALGLALAVEAVEVASTREAVAALRQALVTPHPRLELPGGRQDFTLDPTGSQVVVGDEDGMARVWDLQTGAVLQVLEGHAGKVIVTSFSPDGRWLVTTDEQGARIWDAASGSLLHVLGHGRGVYGVSWSPDGQQIVTASFEDVIRVWDVATGRQSTTIGAPTAVSFAHWTPDGEAVLAWSAMDPQLYLFDVSTGKQLAVLQGHDDAAVDARVSPDGQYAVSVGLDSTARIWDLRAGKEVAELDEFSTQVWTARFNTDGSLIIVGDAAGTVRVAEVPTGRTRFDLRAHTDAVVGAEFSPSGAVAATVSADGTALVWDVDTGQTREILKLNGAAPLGLEARTVIFTPDGQRLLTRAATVQVWDVPAGPDMVLRGHETYVGALALSRDGKLLATGSQDGTLRVWDMSNGDDLWTRELAESQISAASFSPNGGLLATANPIPPAINERTVPPTMWDVSTGGRVRHLPVPAPTHPPCPLVCQTSFVAYSPDGTTLLTAGQEGVVRLWDPATGELLRALQPANRQLRAISSSPDSRWIAGAGWRTVPVWDVATGELARILPAHGIGVAFSPAGDLLAVAGDDGVASIWEPATGHVVGELRHPSAVAGVAWSHDGRFVLTAAGDGAHLWDVASQQQIQEFTGHGGAGSVAFARDGLVVVATADGTVHFHRCAVCGSDEDLLQMARDRIIRELSPVERQRFLHEVGDR
- a CDS encoding BldC family transcriptional regulator, with amino-acid sequence MRYTGNDNDELLTPAEVAKRFGVNPKTITRWADAGKLTAIRTLGGHRRYRESEIDALIEQHAEPRQERGRDQHPFRTRRGPRP
- a CDS encoding AAA family ATPase, with product MVRASAGAYRVYLAEDLQVDIEQAAAGTDRAECALVAGEPATAGQLAAQARAVLGRPLLPGVEAPWLDGKRRELSRLLLRALEILAEARLVSGEYGHAVAAAEEAVTLDPFRESSHRLLIRAHLEAGNGAAGLWAYERCRQLLAEELGVDPAPETQALHAVMLRAGAALEPVAPVPRTSSVTARSAKVCPYRGLQTFEEADAEHFFGRDADVSRLLERLEASKFLAVLGPSGSGKSSLVRAGLIPALRQGALPASDTCAVRVLRPGSEPIKTLARELTRLDPSLDEPATARRLFEDDRALHRTVEAAADAGSPRVVFVVDQLEEVFTLCVDEEQRRAFLDALATAGTAPLGRVMVIATLRADFYPRLADHPRLADLASSHQFLVTPMDEVGLAEAIVGPARKVGLRLEEGLPETILRDVARQPGSLPLLGHCLLELWERRADGTLTVGAYRDAGGVEGALAGRAEAVYLSLSPDEQLVTRRVLLRLTQPGEGSHDTRRRVSFSELPTQPQECETVETVVDRLTEARLVTTGGTLPATAGWRCPTRP